In one Sesamum indicum cultivar Zhongzhi No. 13 linkage group LG12, S_indicum_v1.0, whole genome shotgun sequence genomic region, the following are encoded:
- the LOC105175128 gene encoding G-type lectin S-receptor-like serine/threonine-protein kinase At4g27290 isoform X1, translated as MNTSPKGFLLLACSLIIPIISSGAIDTINTTHIIRDGDTMVSSGGMFELGFFSPGNSRNRYVGIWFKKITVRTVVWVANREVPLPNESGVLKVMEPGILALLNDTNATIWSSNTSRSVQNPVAQLLDSGNLVVRNAADNNPENFLWQSFDYPTDTFLPGMGFGWNFVTGINTYLSSWKTNEDPAPGDYAYFMDTTGYPQIFMTKNKVEHIRIGPWTGLRFSGTTNAIEDPTYKLIMVMNENEVNYREETIDRSVISRFTLSQSGVAQRWTWVDRTQEWVIYLNVPADNCDNYKLCGAYGSCNIANSPSCECLDKFVPKDPESWVRADWSSGCIRKTNLSCQGDVFFKYSGIKLPDARHTRHNESLTLEECRAECLRNCSCTAYTLLDLSKSSGCLLWFEDLIDIRELSQDGQEIYIRMAASEIDSEGKKPEVLIGSLTSVIVMVLLVLCLFLYIWKRRSESKIRKGRYRGSNEEHSELPSFSYSAILKATNYFSDDNKLGEGGFGPVYKGALEDGQEIAVKRLSSTSTQGIDEFKNEVIFIAKLQHRNLVRLLGCCIQGEENMLIYEYMPHKSLDVILFGGHLTSDRKRNVLLDWPKRFHIINGIARGLLYLHQDSRLRIIHRDLKASNILLDSDMNPKISDFGTARSFGGNETSAKTRRVVGTYGYMSPEYAVDGLFSVKSDVFSFGVLVLEIVSGKRNRGFSDSDYHLNLLGHAWTLYKEERSLELVDASLGKSFCLPEVLRSIHVGLLCVQKKPDDRPSMSSVVLMLGNEGVLPPANQPGFFLEREVIAQSSTTTTTSTNELTITMPEGR; from the exons ATGAATACCTCACCGAAGGGCTTCTTACTTCTTGCTTGCTCTCTGATAATCCCAATCATCAGTTCTGGTGCAATAGATACAATAAACACCACTCACATAATTAGAGATGGCGACACGATGGTTTCATCTGGTGGGATGTTTGAGTTGGGATTTTTCAGCCCTGGAAATTCCAGGAATAGGTATGTAGGCATATGGTTCAAGAAAATAACAGTCAGGACAGTAGTCTGGGTTGCCAACAGAGAAGTTCCACTCCCGAATGAATCAGGTGTTTTAAAAGTTATGGAGCCAGGAATTCTGGCTCTGCTCAATGACACCAATGCAACAATATGGTCATCTAATACATCGAGGTCCGTGCAAAATCCAGTTGCACAGCTGTTAGATTCCGGGAACCTTGTCGTCAGAAATGCAGCCGATAATAACCCGGAGAATTTCCTGTGGCAAAGCTTTGATTATCCAACTGACACATTTTTACCAGGTATGGGATTTGGATGGAACTTTGTGACAGGTATAAACACGTACCTCTCCTCGTGGAAGACCAATGAAGATCCAGCTCCAGGAGACTATGCATATTTCATGGATACTACTGGATATCCACAAATATTCATGACAAAGAATAAAGTGGAACACATTAGAATTGGACCGTGGACTGGTCTTCGCTTCAGTGGGACAACCAACGCGATAGAAGATCCCACATACAAGTTGATAATGgtgatgaatgaaaatgaagtaaaCTACAGGGAAGAAACCATTGATAGATCAGTTATTTCGAGGTTTACGTTGAGCCAAAGTGGTGTAGCCCAGCGCTGGACTTGGGTTGATCGAACCCAAGAATGGGTGATTTACCTGAATGTACCAGCAGATAATTGtgataattacaagttatGTGGCGCATATGGTAGCTGCAATATAGCAAATTCTCCATCATGTGAATGCCTGGACAAGTTTGTGCCAAAAGATCCAGAAAGTTGGGTCAGAGCAGATTGGTCAAGTGGATGCATCCGAAAGACAAACTTGAGTTGTCAAGGAgatgtattttttaagtattctGGAATCAAATTGCCAGATGCAAGACATACCCGGCACAACGAAAGCCTGACACTAGAAGAATGCAGAGCAGAATGCTTAAGGAATTGCTCTTGTACGGCCTACACACTGTTGGACTTGAGCAAGTCAAGTGGATGCCTTCTTTGGTTTGAAGACTTGATCGACATAAGAGAACTATCGCAAGATGGACAAGAGATTTACATCAGAATGGCTGCTTCTGAGATAG ACTCTGAAGGGAAGAAACCAGAAGTACTTATTGGGAGTTTGACGTCGGTGATAGTTATGGTTCTTCTAGTCCTGTGCctctttctttatatttgGAAGAGGAGGAGTGAGTCCAAGATAAGAAAAG GGAGGTACAGAGGAAGTAATGAAGAACACTCAGAGCTACCCTCGTTCAGTTATTCTGCTATCTTAAAAGCTACTAATTACTTTTCAGATGATAACAAGCTTGGGGAAGGTGGATTTGGGCCTGTTTACAAG GGGGCCCTGGAAGACGGACAAGAAATTGCTGTGAAACGCTTATCAAGCACATCCACACAAGGAATTGATGAATTCAAGAATGAAGTAATCTTTATTGCCAAACTTCAGCATCGAAATCTTGTCAGGCTCCTAGGATGCTGTATTCaaggagaagaaaatatgTTGATCTATGAGTATATGCCTCACAAAAGCCTCGACGTGATCTTATTCGGTGGGCATCTTACATCTG ATCGAAAGAGAAATGTGTTGCTTGATTGGCCAAAGCGCTTCCATATTATAAATGGTATTGCTCGGGGACTTTTGTACCTTCATCAAGATTCCCGGCTAAGAATTATCCACCGAGACCTCAAAGCTAGCAACATATTGCTAGATTCTGATATGAACCCAAAGATATCAGACTTCGGAACAGCTAGAAGTTTTGGAGGCAATGAGACTTCAGCTAAAACACGTCGAGTTGTTGGAACATA TGGATATATGTCTCCAGAATATGCAGTGGATGGCCTGTTCTCAGTAAAATCAGATGTATTTAGCTTCGGAGTCCTAGTGCTGGAAATTGTGAGTGGGAAGAGAAACAGAGGATTTTCAGACAGTGATTACCATCTCAACCTTCTTGGACAT GCATGGACACTTTATAAAGAGGAAAGGTCACTGGAACTGGTTGATGCTTCTCTAGGTAAATCGTTTTGCTTACCTGAAGTGCTGAGATCAATCCATGTTGGCTTATTATGCGTGCAAAAGAAACCAGACGACAGGCCTAGCATGTCTTCGGTGGTTCTGATGTTGGGCAATGAAGGTGTACTTCCTCCTGCCAATCAGCCCGGATTCTTCTTGGAAAGAGAAGTTATTGCACAAAGTTCAACTACCACAACAACTTCAACAAATGAACTCACCATTACAATGCCAGAAGGCAGATAG
- the LOC105175128 gene encoding G-type lectin S-receptor-like serine/threonine-protein kinase At4g27290 isoform X2, with protein sequence MNTSPKGFLLLACSLIIPIISSGAIDTINTTHIIRDGDTMVSSGGMFELGFFSPGNSRNRYVGIWFKKITVRTVVWVANREVPLPNESGVLKVMEPGILALLNDTNATIWSSNTSRSVQNPVAQLLDSGNLVVRNAADNNPENFLWQSFDYPTDTFLPGMGFGWNFVTGINTYLSSWKTNEDPAPGDYAYFMDTTGYPQIFMTKNKVEHIRIGPWTGLRFSGTTNAIEDPTYKLIMVMNENEVNYREETIDRSVISRFTLSQSGVAQRWTWVDRTQEWVIYLNVPADNCDNYKLCGAYGSCNIANSPSCECLDKFVPKDPESWVRADWSSGCIRKTNLSCQGDVFFKYSGIKLPDARHTRHNESLTLEECRAECLRNCSCTAYTLLDLSKSSGCLLWFEDLIDIRELSQDGQEIYIRMAASEIDSEGKKPEVLIGSLTSVIVMVLLVLCLFLYIWKRRSESKIRKGRYRGSNEEHSELPSFSYSAILKATNYFSDDNKLGEGGFGPVYKGALEDGQEIAVKRLSSTSTQGIDEFKNEVIFIAKLQHRNLVRLLGCCIQGEENMLIYEYMPHKSLDVILFDRKRNVLLDWPKRFHIINGIARGLLYLHQDSRLRIIHRDLKASNILLDSDMNPKISDFGTARSFGGNETSAKTRRVVGTYGYMSPEYAVDGLFSVKSDVFSFGVLVLEIVSGKRNRGFSDSDYHLNLLGHAWTLYKEERSLELVDASLGKSFCLPEVLRSIHVGLLCVQKKPDDRPSMSSVVLMLGNEGVLPPANQPGFFLEREVIAQSSTTTTTSTNELTITMPEGR encoded by the exons ATGAATACCTCACCGAAGGGCTTCTTACTTCTTGCTTGCTCTCTGATAATCCCAATCATCAGTTCTGGTGCAATAGATACAATAAACACCACTCACATAATTAGAGATGGCGACACGATGGTTTCATCTGGTGGGATGTTTGAGTTGGGATTTTTCAGCCCTGGAAATTCCAGGAATAGGTATGTAGGCATATGGTTCAAGAAAATAACAGTCAGGACAGTAGTCTGGGTTGCCAACAGAGAAGTTCCACTCCCGAATGAATCAGGTGTTTTAAAAGTTATGGAGCCAGGAATTCTGGCTCTGCTCAATGACACCAATGCAACAATATGGTCATCTAATACATCGAGGTCCGTGCAAAATCCAGTTGCACAGCTGTTAGATTCCGGGAACCTTGTCGTCAGAAATGCAGCCGATAATAACCCGGAGAATTTCCTGTGGCAAAGCTTTGATTATCCAACTGACACATTTTTACCAGGTATGGGATTTGGATGGAACTTTGTGACAGGTATAAACACGTACCTCTCCTCGTGGAAGACCAATGAAGATCCAGCTCCAGGAGACTATGCATATTTCATGGATACTACTGGATATCCACAAATATTCATGACAAAGAATAAAGTGGAACACATTAGAATTGGACCGTGGACTGGTCTTCGCTTCAGTGGGACAACCAACGCGATAGAAGATCCCACATACAAGTTGATAATGgtgatgaatgaaaatgaagtaaaCTACAGGGAAGAAACCATTGATAGATCAGTTATTTCGAGGTTTACGTTGAGCCAAAGTGGTGTAGCCCAGCGCTGGACTTGGGTTGATCGAACCCAAGAATGGGTGATTTACCTGAATGTACCAGCAGATAATTGtgataattacaagttatGTGGCGCATATGGTAGCTGCAATATAGCAAATTCTCCATCATGTGAATGCCTGGACAAGTTTGTGCCAAAAGATCCAGAAAGTTGGGTCAGAGCAGATTGGTCAAGTGGATGCATCCGAAAGACAAACTTGAGTTGTCAAGGAgatgtattttttaagtattctGGAATCAAATTGCCAGATGCAAGACATACCCGGCACAACGAAAGCCTGACACTAGAAGAATGCAGAGCAGAATGCTTAAGGAATTGCTCTTGTACGGCCTACACACTGTTGGACTTGAGCAAGTCAAGTGGATGCCTTCTTTGGTTTGAAGACTTGATCGACATAAGAGAACTATCGCAAGATGGACAAGAGATTTACATCAGAATGGCTGCTTCTGAGATAG ACTCTGAAGGGAAGAAACCAGAAGTACTTATTGGGAGTTTGACGTCGGTGATAGTTATGGTTCTTCTAGTCCTGTGCctctttctttatatttgGAAGAGGAGGAGTGAGTCCAAGATAAGAAAAG GGAGGTACAGAGGAAGTAATGAAGAACACTCAGAGCTACCCTCGTTCAGTTATTCTGCTATCTTAAAAGCTACTAATTACTTTTCAGATGATAACAAGCTTGGGGAAGGTGGATTTGGGCCTGTTTACAAG GGGGCCCTGGAAGACGGACAAGAAATTGCTGTGAAACGCTTATCAAGCACATCCACACAAGGAATTGATGAATTCAAGAATGAAGTAATCTTTATTGCCAAACTTCAGCATCGAAATCTTGTCAGGCTCCTAGGATGCTGTATTCaaggagaagaaaatatgTTGATCTATGAGTATATGCCTCACAAAAGCCTCGACGTGATCTTATTCG ATCGAAAGAGAAATGTGTTGCTTGATTGGCCAAAGCGCTTCCATATTATAAATGGTATTGCTCGGGGACTTTTGTACCTTCATCAAGATTCCCGGCTAAGAATTATCCACCGAGACCTCAAAGCTAGCAACATATTGCTAGATTCTGATATGAACCCAAAGATATCAGACTTCGGAACAGCTAGAAGTTTTGGAGGCAATGAGACTTCAGCTAAAACACGTCGAGTTGTTGGAACATA TGGATATATGTCTCCAGAATATGCAGTGGATGGCCTGTTCTCAGTAAAATCAGATGTATTTAGCTTCGGAGTCCTAGTGCTGGAAATTGTGAGTGGGAAGAGAAACAGAGGATTTTCAGACAGTGATTACCATCTCAACCTTCTTGGACAT GCATGGACACTTTATAAAGAGGAAAGGTCACTGGAACTGGTTGATGCTTCTCTAGGTAAATCGTTTTGCTTACCTGAAGTGCTGAGATCAATCCATGTTGGCTTATTATGCGTGCAAAAGAAACCAGACGACAGGCCTAGCATGTCTTCGGTGGTTCTGATGTTGGGCAATGAAGGTGTACTTCCTCCTGCCAATCAGCCCGGATTCTTCTTGGAAAGAGAAGTTATTGCACAAAGTTCAACTACCACAACAACTTCAACAAATGAACTCACCATTACAATGCCAGAAGGCAGATAG
- the LOC105175127 gene encoding uncharacterized protein LOC105175127, with the protein MPTSLLMAANDHQPTNPPPPQDHDHDHHPVRRSSGRRKPRGCDGSSAGSSQKKKQPQRGMGVEKLERLRMQERWKKMTEINTKNQGFTAPSFPDPALINASSVPVQLSKLGGFAAPGVPQMGLSQNQSYLGFHGQMGVGGLASDQPHYQTDLFGIGCLNNSGFVGKNVSGISKELSSTPNAVNCYSEHCNACHKKKKVNGANWGGGRAVRSDMYTQMCNVGDCGFLGLNVGDNQNIINQENHQGLGTKTPSVPHQVGNGKQGVEVVAVHMKGSGSGGWEGGNQVLMEYEFFPSAGAGKGGDEVVQQEGGSSSEASSGWMAGFDHASINCIDLSLKLSY; encoded by the exons ATGCCTACTTCTCTCCTCATGGCGGCCAATGACCATCAACCCACAAACCCACCGCCCCCCCAAGATCACGATCACGATCACCACCCAGTACGCCGTAGTTCTGGGAGGAGGAAGCCCAGGGGCTGCGACGGATCATCTGCCGGGTCGTCGCAGAAGAAGAAACAACCGCAGAGAGGGATGGGAGTTGAGAAGCTTGAGCGGTTGAGGATGCAAGAAAGATGGAAGAAAATGACTGAAATCAACACGAAAAACCAGGGTTTTACTGCACCCTCATTTCCTGATCCTGCTTTGATCAATGCTTCTTCTGTTCCTGTTCAGCTTTCCAAGTTGGGTGGCTTTGCGGCTCCGGGTGTCCCCCAAATGGGTTTGAGTCAGAACCAGAGTTATCTGGGTTTTCATGGGCAGATGGGTGTTGGTGGGTTGGCTTCTGATCAGCCTCATTATCAAACGGATCTGTTTGGAATTGGGTGTTTGAATAATTCGGGTTTTGTTGGTAAGAATGTGAGTGGGATCTCTAAAGAGCTCTCTTCCACCCCAAATGCTGTCAACTGCTACTCAGAACACTGTAATGCTTGCCACAAG aaaaagaaagtaaatggTGCGAACTGGGGCGGCGGTAGAGCTGTGAGATCAGACATGTACACGCAAATGTGCAACGTTGGAGACTGCGGATTCTTGGGGTTAAACGTAGGAGACAATCAGAACATCATCAACCAAGAAAATCATCAGGGCCTTGGAACAAAAACACCGTCGGTACCTCATCAGGTTGGAAATGGCAAGCAG GGCGTAGAGGTTGTGGCAGTGCACATGAAAGGATCAGGATCAGGTGGTTGGGAGGGTGGGAATCAAGTGTTGATGGAGTATGAGTTCTTTCCCTCAGCAGGAGCAGGGAAAGGTGGCGATGAGGTGGTGCAGCAGGAGGGAGGTTCATCGTCAGAAGcttcttctggatggatggCTGGATTTGATCATGCCTCAATCAATTGCATTGATCTGTCTCTGAAGCTCTCTTATTAG
- the LOC105174785 gene encoding universal stress protein PHOS34, translated as MQHPSPDSDLPPLAAIKVRSSSPRFPPPTTPLSTETPTANAQRKIGIAVDLSDESAFAVKWSVRHYLRPGDAVILLHVRPTSVLYGADWGSVDLSIVDAENEESQQKLEDDFDTFTTTKASDLAQPLVDAQIPFKIHIVKDHDMKERLCLEVERLGLSAVIMGSRGFGATKRGSDGRLGSVSDYCVRHCVCPVVVVRYPDEKDSAGGTGEPVVSVASAAEDEDEPEYHDASDDRKDS; from the exons ATGCAGCACCCATCACCGGACTCCGACCTGCCTCCCCTCGCCGCCATCAAGGTCCGCTCCTCCTCCCCTCGCTTCCCTCCGCCAACCACCCCACTTTCTACTGAAACTCCCACCGCCAACGCCCAGCGCAAGATCGGCATCGCGGTCGATCTAAGTGACGAATCGGCTTTCGCCGTCAAGTGGTCCGTCCGTCACTACCTCCGCCCCGGAGACGCTGTTATTTTGCTCCACGTTCGCCCCACTTCCGTCCTCTATGGTGCTGACTGGGGCTCCGTCGACCTCTCCATCGTCGACGCCGAGAATGAGGAGTCTCAGCAAAAGCTGGAAGATGATTTCGACACCTTCACCACTACGAAGGCGTCCGATCTGGCGCAGCCGCTTGTGGATGCGCAAATCCCCTTCAAAATCCACATCGTGAAGGATCATGATATGAAGGAGCGGCTTTGTTTGGAGGTTGAGAGGCTTGGATTGAGTGCTGTGATCATGGGGAGCAGGGGATTTGGCGCCACAAAGAGAGGGAGCGACGGGAGGCTTGGCAGTGTTAGCGATTACTGCGTGAGGCATTGTGTCTGTCCTGTTGTTGTCGTGAGATATCCTGATGAGAAGGACAGCGCTGGAGGTACTGGAGAGCCTGTGGTGTCAGTGGCATCTGCTGCAGAGGATGAGGACGAGCCTGAGTATCATGATGCATCTGACGATAGAAAAG ATTCCTAA
- the LOC105175128 gene encoding G-type lectin S-receptor-like serine/threonine-protein kinase At4g27290 isoform X3, with protein sequence MNTSPKGFLLLACSLIIPIISSGAIDTINTTHIIRDGDTMVSSGGMFELGFFSPGNSRNRYVGIWFKKITVRTVVWVANREVPLPNESGVLKVMEPGILALLNDTNATIWSSNTSRSVQNPVAQLLDSGNLVVRNAADNNPENFLWQSFDYPTDTFLPGMGFGWNFVTGINTYLSSWKTNEDPAPGDYAYFMDTTGYPQIFMTKNKVEHIRIGPWTGLRFSGTTNAIEDPTYKLIMVMNENEVNYREETIDRSVISRFTLSQSGVAQRWTWVDRTQEWVIYLNVPADNCDNYKLCGAYGSCNIANSPSCECLDKFVPKDPESWVRADWSSGCIRKTNLSCQGDVFFKYSGIKLPDARHTRHNESLTLEECRAECLRNCSCTAYTLLDLSKSSGCLLWFEDLIDIRELSQDGQEIYIRMAASEIGRYRGSNEEHSELPSFSYSAILKATNYFSDDNKLGEGGFGPVYKGALEDGQEIAVKRLSSTSTQGIDEFKNEVIFIAKLQHRNLVRLLGCCIQGEENMLIYEYMPHKSLDVILFGGHLTSDRKRNVLLDWPKRFHIINGIARGLLYLHQDSRLRIIHRDLKASNILLDSDMNPKISDFGTARSFGGNETSAKTRRVVGTYGYMSPEYAVDGLFSVKSDVFSFGVLVLEIVSGKRNRGFSDSDYHLNLLGHAWTLYKEERSLELVDASLGKSFCLPEVLRSIHVGLLCVQKKPDDRPSMSSVVLMLGNEGVLPPANQPGFFLEREVIAQSSTTTTTSTNELTITMPEGR encoded by the exons ATGAATACCTCACCGAAGGGCTTCTTACTTCTTGCTTGCTCTCTGATAATCCCAATCATCAGTTCTGGTGCAATAGATACAATAAACACCACTCACATAATTAGAGATGGCGACACGATGGTTTCATCTGGTGGGATGTTTGAGTTGGGATTTTTCAGCCCTGGAAATTCCAGGAATAGGTATGTAGGCATATGGTTCAAGAAAATAACAGTCAGGACAGTAGTCTGGGTTGCCAACAGAGAAGTTCCACTCCCGAATGAATCAGGTGTTTTAAAAGTTATGGAGCCAGGAATTCTGGCTCTGCTCAATGACACCAATGCAACAATATGGTCATCTAATACATCGAGGTCCGTGCAAAATCCAGTTGCACAGCTGTTAGATTCCGGGAACCTTGTCGTCAGAAATGCAGCCGATAATAACCCGGAGAATTTCCTGTGGCAAAGCTTTGATTATCCAACTGACACATTTTTACCAGGTATGGGATTTGGATGGAACTTTGTGACAGGTATAAACACGTACCTCTCCTCGTGGAAGACCAATGAAGATCCAGCTCCAGGAGACTATGCATATTTCATGGATACTACTGGATATCCACAAATATTCATGACAAAGAATAAAGTGGAACACATTAGAATTGGACCGTGGACTGGTCTTCGCTTCAGTGGGACAACCAACGCGATAGAAGATCCCACATACAAGTTGATAATGgtgatgaatgaaaatgaagtaaaCTACAGGGAAGAAACCATTGATAGATCAGTTATTTCGAGGTTTACGTTGAGCCAAAGTGGTGTAGCCCAGCGCTGGACTTGGGTTGATCGAACCCAAGAATGGGTGATTTACCTGAATGTACCAGCAGATAATTGtgataattacaagttatGTGGCGCATATGGTAGCTGCAATATAGCAAATTCTCCATCATGTGAATGCCTGGACAAGTTTGTGCCAAAAGATCCAGAAAGTTGGGTCAGAGCAGATTGGTCAAGTGGATGCATCCGAAAGACAAACTTGAGTTGTCAAGGAgatgtattttttaagtattctGGAATCAAATTGCCAGATGCAAGACATACCCGGCACAACGAAAGCCTGACACTAGAAGAATGCAGAGCAGAATGCTTAAGGAATTGCTCTTGTACGGCCTACACACTGTTGGACTTGAGCAAGTCAAGTGGATGCCTTCTTTGGTTTGAAGACTTGATCGACATAAGAGAACTATCGCAAGATGGACAAGAGATTTACATCAGAATGGCTGCTTCTGAGATAG GGAGGTACAGAGGAAGTAATGAAGAACACTCAGAGCTACCCTCGTTCAGTTATTCTGCTATCTTAAAAGCTACTAATTACTTTTCAGATGATAACAAGCTTGGGGAAGGTGGATTTGGGCCTGTTTACAAG GGGGCCCTGGAAGACGGACAAGAAATTGCTGTGAAACGCTTATCAAGCACATCCACACAAGGAATTGATGAATTCAAGAATGAAGTAATCTTTATTGCCAAACTTCAGCATCGAAATCTTGTCAGGCTCCTAGGATGCTGTATTCaaggagaagaaaatatgTTGATCTATGAGTATATGCCTCACAAAAGCCTCGACGTGATCTTATTCGGTGGGCATCTTACATCTG ATCGAAAGAGAAATGTGTTGCTTGATTGGCCAAAGCGCTTCCATATTATAAATGGTATTGCTCGGGGACTTTTGTACCTTCATCAAGATTCCCGGCTAAGAATTATCCACCGAGACCTCAAAGCTAGCAACATATTGCTAGATTCTGATATGAACCCAAAGATATCAGACTTCGGAACAGCTAGAAGTTTTGGAGGCAATGAGACTTCAGCTAAAACACGTCGAGTTGTTGGAACATA TGGATATATGTCTCCAGAATATGCAGTGGATGGCCTGTTCTCAGTAAAATCAGATGTATTTAGCTTCGGAGTCCTAGTGCTGGAAATTGTGAGTGGGAAGAGAAACAGAGGATTTTCAGACAGTGATTACCATCTCAACCTTCTTGGACAT GCATGGACACTTTATAAAGAGGAAAGGTCACTGGAACTGGTTGATGCTTCTCTAGGTAAATCGTTTTGCTTACCTGAAGTGCTGAGATCAATCCATGTTGGCTTATTATGCGTGCAAAAGAAACCAGACGACAGGCCTAGCATGTCTTCGGTGGTTCTGATGTTGGGCAATGAAGGTGTACTTCCTCCTGCCAATCAGCCCGGATTCTTCTTGGAAAGAGAAGTTATTGCACAAAGTTCAACTACCACAACAACTTCAACAAATGAACTCACCATTACAATGCCAGAAGGCAGATAG
- the LOC105174786 gene encoding zinc finger protein CONSTANS-LIKE 4-like codes for MSKKGCELCSNPARMFCESDQASLCWDCDEKVHAANFLVAKHSRNLLCHVCYLPTPWKAAGLKLGPTVSICQACAEDGENRGASSTMRENGDEFDSQESESDDGEYYSDSDDYSDEDEEEEEEDGENQVVPWSASSSNSPPPATTASSSSSEEENVSFSSSKRTRDNPFESEDEDGCCSSQNLDTVLGSSELSFQESHENYSSSLSLFRPSKMRRRSSDSALILSEQAAPSSGTATIVEKLRRFQQEIVTEEGDASAMILGLCKLTRD; via the exons ATGTCTAAGAAGGGGTGTGAGCTCTGCAGCAACCCTGCAAGAATGTTCTGCGAGTCCGATCAGGCTAGCCTTTGCTGGGACTGCGACGAGAAGGTCCATGCCGCCAATTTTCTTGTGGCTAAACACTCCCGGAACCTCCTCTGCCATGTCTGCTACTTGCCCACGCCCTGGAAGGCTGCCGGGTTGAAGCTCGGCCCAACTGTCTCTATCTGCCAGGCTTGTGCTGAGGATGGGGAGAATCGAGGGGCTTCCAGCACTATGCGTGAGAATGGAGATGAATTCGATTCTCAGGAGAGTGAGAGTGATGATGGGGAGTATTACAGTGACAGCGATGATTATAGTGATGaagatgaggaggaggaggaggaggatggAGAGAACCAAGTGGTGCCGTGGTCGGCTTCCAGTTCTAATTCGCCGCCGCCCGCCACCACGGCTAGTTCTTCCAGCAGCGAGGAGGAGAATGTTTCCTTTTCGTCCTCGAAGAGAACCCGCGACAACCCGTTTGAGTCTGAG GATGAGGATGGATGCTGTTCATCACAGAATCTGGACACGGTACTGGGTTCATCTGAATTGAGTTTTCAAGAATCACACGAGAACTATAGTTCTTCACTGAGCTTGTTTAGACCATCGAAaatgaggaggaggagcagTGATAGTGCATTGATTCTGTCGGAGCAGGCAGCGCCGTCATCAGGCACCGCCACCATAGTGGAGAAACTGCGAAGATTCCAGCAAGAAATTGTAACAGAAGAGGGAGACGCATCAGCAATGATATTAGGCCTTTGCAAACTCACCAGAGACTGA